In Myxocyprinus asiaticus isolate MX2 ecotype Aquarium Trade chromosome 32, UBuf_Myxa_2, whole genome shotgun sequence, one genomic interval encodes:
- the LOC127422755 gene encoding major facilitator superfamily domain-containing protein 8 isoform X6 — MIPISEGCLFISFSDRMILIFLNNQLILLKYGRNEDADRSRWRSIRVMYFTMFLSSIGFTIVITSIWPYLKKIDNSADSSFLGWVVAAYSLGQMVASPLFGLWSNHRPQREPLVCSIFINISANIYYTYVYLSPSHKKIHMLLARTFVGIGAGNVAVVRSYVAGATSLKERTSAMANMSACQALGIILGPALQAALSFIGETGIRVNAILLQVNMYTAPALLAACFGVINILLVFLVLREHSVDDHGREIRAINYTPEEQVAVAPEVEGDIDQIAVLTSNILFFIILFIFAVFETVGDRPLLLGGLTVIFAGFFILLPWGNQYPKIQWADLKNNTMPVVGLAPTPASNSSLEPTGCPSELTWCLFTPVIYLAQYITADILIGVGYPTCNVMSYTLYSKILGPKPQGVYIGWLTASGSGARTLGPVFVSHVYTILGPRWNFSIVCGIVLAAIILLSAMYKRLIAFSVRHGRMEE; from the exons ATGATCCCCATCTCTGAAGGTTGTTTGTTCATCTCATTCTCGGACAGAatgattttgatatttttgaatAACCAATTGATCCTCCTTAAATATGGAAG GAATGAGGATGCAGACAGAAGCCGATGGAGGTCCATCAGGGTCATGTACTTCACCATGTTCCTTAGCAGCATTG GATTTACGATTGTCATCACTTCCATTTGGCCCTATCTGAAGAAA aTAGATAACAGTGCAGATTCCAGTTTCCTTGGATGGGTGGTTGCTGCATATAGTTTGGGTCAGATGGTGGCCTCACCCCTCTTTGGATTATGGTCCAATCACAGGCCTCAGCGGGAGCCTCTAGTCTGCTCTATATTCATTAACATATCAGCTAACATTTACTACACTTATGTCTACCTATCTCCCTCGCACAAAAAAATTCACATGCTTTTGGCTCGCACATTTGTGGGCATTGGAGCAg GTAATGTAGCAGTTGTGAGGTCCTATGTGGCAGGTGCCACTTCTTTAAAGGAGAGAACCAGTGCAATGGCTAACATGAGCGCCTGCCAAGCTCTCGGCATTATACTTGGCCCAG ctctacAGGCTGCCTTGTCATTCATCGGAGAGACTGGCATCAGGGTAAATGCTATCCTGCTTCAGGTTAATATGTACACTGCTCCAGCACTGCTGGCTGCCTGCTTTGGGGTCATTAACATTCTGCTGGTTTTCTTAGTCCTGAG GGAACACTCTGTGGATGACCATGGGAGGGAAATCCGAGCAATTAACTACACCCCAGAAG AGCAAGTAGCTGTGGCTCCAGAGGTAGAAGGTGACATTGACCAGATTGCAGTGCTCACATCTAACATCCTTTTCTTCATTATTCTCTTCATTTTTGCGGTGTTTGAAAC GGTAGGGGATCGACCACTGCTCCTTGGTGGCTTGACTGTTATATTTGCTGGTTTCTTTATCTTGTTGCCTTGGGGAAATCAATATCCTAAAATTCAGTGGGCAG ATCTTAAAAATAACACTATGCCAGTAGTAGGACTGGCACCCACCCCAGCCTCCAATTCCTCACTGGAGCCCACTGGATGTCCCTCTGAACTGACCTGGTGCCTGTTTACCCCTGTAATTTATCTTGCACAGTACATAACTGCTGACATCCTGATCGGAGTGGGTTATCCTACATGCAATGTCATGTCTTACACTTTATACTCAAAGATACTTGGCCCCAAACCTCAG GGAGTTTACATTGGCTGGCTGACAGCATCAGGAAGTGGTGCACGGACTCTTGGGCCTGTGTTTGTCTCTCATGTCTACACCATTCTGGGACCCCGATGGAACTTCAGTATCGTCTGTGGCATAGTACTAGCTGCCATTATTCTCCTCAGTGCTATGTATAAAAGACTAATTGCCTTCTCTGTACGCCATGGAAGGATGGAGGAATAG
- the LOC127422755 gene encoding major facilitator superfamily domain-containing protein 8 isoform X1 — MIPISEGCLFISFSDRMILIFLNNQLILLKYGRNEDADRSRWRSIRVMYFTMFLSSIGFTIVITSIWPYLKKIDNSADSSFLGWVVAAYSLGQMVASPLFGLWSNHRPQREPLVCSIFINISANIYYTYVYLSPSHKKIHMLLARTFVGIGAGNVAVVRSYVAGATSLKERTSAMANMSACQALGIILGPALQAALSFIGETGIRVNAILLQVNMYTAPALLAACFGVINILLVFLVLREHSVDDHGREIRAINYTPEEQVAVAPEVEGDIDQIAVLTSNILFFIILFIFAVFETICTPLSMDMFAWTRKDAVLYNGIVLTAIGFNSIIVFLVVKVVSARVGDRPLLLGGLTVIFAGFFILLPWGNQYPKIQWADLKNNTMPVVGLAPTPASNSSLEPTGCPSELTWCLFTPVIYLAQYITADILIGVGYPTCNVMSYTLYSKILGPKPQGVYIGWLTASGSGARTLGPVFVSHVYTILGPRWNFSIVCGIVLAAIILLSAMYKRLIAFSVRHGRMEE; from the exons ATGATCCCCATCTCTGAAGGTTGTTTGTTCATCTCATTCTCGGACAGAatgattttgatatttttgaatAACCAATTGATCCTCCTTAAATATGGAAG GAATGAGGATGCAGACAGAAGCCGATGGAGGTCCATCAGGGTCATGTACTTCACCATGTTCCTTAGCAGCATTG GATTTACGATTGTCATCACTTCCATTTGGCCCTATCTGAAGAAA aTAGATAACAGTGCAGATTCCAGTTTCCTTGGATGGGTGGTTGCTGCATATAGTTTGGGTCAGATGGTGGCCTCACCCCTCTTTGGATTATGGTCCAATCACAGGCCTCAGCGGGAGCCTCTAGTCTGCTCTATATTCATTAACATATCAGCTAACATTTACTACACTTATGTCTACCTATCTCCCTCGCACAAAAAAATTCACATGCTTTTGGCTCGCACATTTGTGGGCATTGGAGCAg GTAATGTAGCAGTTGTGAGGTCCTATGTGGCAGGTGCCACTTCTTTAAAGGAGAGAACCAGTGCAATGGCTAACATGAGCGCCTGCCAAGCTCTCGGCATTATACTTGGCCCAG ctctacAGGCTGCCTTGTCATTCATCGGAGAGACTGGCATCAGGGTAAATGCTATCCTGCTTCAGGTTAATATGTACACTGCTCCAGCACTGCTGGCTGCCTGCTTTGGGGTCATTAACATTCTGCTGGTTTTCTTAGTCCTGAG GGAACACTCTGTGGATGACCATGGGAGGGAAATCCGAGCAATTAACTACACCCCAGAAG AGCAAGTAGCTGTGGCTCCAGAGGTAGAAGGTGACATTGACCAGATTGCAGTGCTCACATCTAACATCCTTTTCTTCATTATTCTCTTCATTTTTGCGGTGTTTGAAAC AATATGTACCCCTCTATCAATGGACATGTTTGCATGGACAAGAAAAGATGCAGTTTTGTATAATGGCATAGTATTGACTGCCATTGGCTTTAATTCCATCATTGTCTTCCTGGTGGTCAAGGTGGTTTCAGCACG GGTAGGGGATCGACCACTGCTCCTTGGTGGCTTGACTGTTATATTTGCTGGTTTCTTTATCTTGTTGCCTTGGGGAAATCAATATCCTAAAATTCAGTGGGCAG ATCTTAAAAATAACACTATGCCAGTAGTAGGACTGGCACCCACCCCAGCCTCCAATTCCTCACTGGAGCCCACTGGATGTCCCTCTGAACTGACCTGGTGCCTGTTTACCCCTGTAATTTATCTTGCACAGTACATAACTGCTGACATCCTGATCGGAGTGGGTTATCCTACATGCAATGTCATGTCTTACACTTTATACTCAAAGATACTTGGCCCCAAACCTCAG GGAGTTTACATTGGCTGGCTGACAGCATCAGGAAGTGGTGCACGGACTCTTGGGCCTGTGTTTGTCTCTCATGTCTACACCATTCTGGGACCCCGATGGAACTTCAGTATCGTCTGTGGCATAGTACTAGCTGCCATTATTCTCCTCAGTGCTATGTATAAAAGACTAATTGCCTTCTCTGTACGCCATGGAAGGATGGAGGAATAG
- the LOC127422755 gene encoding major facilitator superfamily domain-containing protein 8 isoform X5: MHWNEDADRSRWRSIRVMYFTMFLSSIGFTIVITSIWPYLKKIDNSADSSFLGWVVAAYSLGQMVASPLFGLWSNHRPQREPLVCSIFINISANIYYTYVYLSPSHKKIHMLLARTFVGIGAGNVAVVRSYVAGATSLKERTSAMANMSACQALGIILGPALQAALSFIGETGIRVNAILLQVNMYTAPALLAACFGVINILLVFLVLREHSVDDHGREIRAINYTPEEQVAVAPEVEGDIDQIAVLTSNILFFIILFIFAVFETICTPLSMDMFAWTRKDAVLYNGIVLTAIGFNSIIVFLVVKVVSARVGDRPLLLGGLTVIFAGFFILLPWGNQYPKIQWADLKNNTMPVVGLAPTPASNSSLEPTGCPSELTWCLFTPVIYLAQYITADILIGVGYPTCNVMSYTLYSKILGPKPQGVYIGWLTASGSGARTLGPVFVSHVYTILGPRWNFSIVCGIVLAAIILLSAMYKRLIAFSVRHGRMEE, from the exons GAATGAGGATGCAGACAGAAGCCGATGGAGGTCCATCAGGGTCATGTACTTCACCATGTTCCTTAGCAGCATTG GATTTACGATTGTCATCACTTCCATTTGGCCCTATCTGAAGAAA aTAGATAACAGTGCAGATTCCAGTTTCCTTGGATGGGTGGTTGCTGCATATAGTTTGGGTCAGATGGTGGCCTCACCCCTCTTTGGATTATGGTCCAATCACAGGCCTCAGCGGGAGCCTCTAGTCTGCTCTATATTCATTAACATATCAGCTAACATTTACTACACTTATGTCTACCTATCTCCCTCGCACAAAAAAATTCACATGCTTTTGGCTCGCACATTTGTGGGCATTGGAGCAg GTAATGTAGCAGTTGTGAGGTCCTATGTGGCAGGTGCCACTTCTTTAAAGGAGAGAACCAGTGCAATGGCTAACATGAGCGCCTGCCAAGCTCTCGGCATTATACTTGGCCCAG ctctacAGGCTGCCTTGTCATTCATCGGAGAGACTGGCATCAGGGTAAATGCTATCCTGCTTCAGGTTAATATGTACACTGCTCCAGCACTGCTGGCTGCCTGCTTTGGGGTCATTAACATTCTGCTGGTTTTCTTAGTCCTGAG GGAACACTCTGTGGATGACCATGGGAGGGAAATCCGAGCAATTAACTACACCCCAGAAG AGCAAGTAGCTGTGGCTCCAGAGGTAGAAGGTGACATTGACCAGATTGCAGTGCTCACATCTAACATCCTTTTCTTCATTATTCTCTTCATTTTTGCGGTGTTTGAAAC AATATGTACCCCTCTATCAATGGACATGTTTGCATGGACAAGAAAAGATGCAGTTTTGTATAATGGCATAGTATTGACTGCCATTGGCTTTAATTCCATCATTGTCTTCCTGGTGGTCAAGGTGGTTTCAGCACG GGTAGGGGATCGACCACTGCTCCTTGGTGGCTTGACTGTTATATTTGCTGGTTTCTTTATCTTGTTGCCTTGGGGAAATCAATATCCTAAAATTCAGTGGGCAG ATCTTAAAAATAACACTATGCCAGTAGTAGGACTGGCACCCACCCCAGCCTCCAATTCCTCACTGGAGCCCACTGGATGTCCCTCTGAACTGACCTGGTGCCTGTTTACCCCTGTAATTTATCTTGCACAGTACATAACTGCTGACATCCTGATCGGAGTGGGTTATCCTACATGCAATGTCATGTCTTACACTTTATACTCAAAGATACTTGGCCCCAAACCTCAG GGAGTTTACATTGGCTGGCTGACAGCATCAGGAAGTGGTGCACGGACTCTTGGGCCTGTGTTTGTCTCTCATGTCTACACCATTCTGGGACCCCGATGGAACTTCAGTATCGTCTGTGGCATAGTACTAGCTGCCATTATTCTCCTCAGTGCTATGTATAAAAGACTAATTGCCTTCTCTGTACGCCATGGAAGGATGGAGGAATAG
- the LOC127422755 gene encoding major facilitator superfamily domain-containing protein 8 isoform X7, translating into MIPISEGCLFISFSDRMILIFLNNQLILLKYGRNEDADRSRWRSIRVMYFTMFLSSIGFTIVITSIWPYLKKIDNSADSTFLGWVVAAYSLGQMVASPLFGLWSNHRPQREPLVCSIFINISANIYYTYVYLSPSHKKIHMLLARTFVGIGAGNVAVVRSYVAGATSLKERTSAMANMSACQALGFILGPALQAALSFIGETGIRVNAILLQVNMYTAPALLAACFGVINILLVFLVLREHSVDDHGREIRAINYTPEEVAVAPEVEGDIDQIAVLTSNILFFIILFIFAVFETISTPLSMDMFAWTRKDAVLYNGIVLTAIGFESIIVFLVVKVVSARVGDRPLLLGGLTVIFAGFFILLPWGNQYPKIQWADLKNNTMPVVGLAPTPASSSSLEPTGCPSEQTWCLFTPVIYLAQYITADILIGVGYPTCNVMFYTLYSKILGPKPQGVYMGWLTASGSGARTLGPVFVSHVYTILGPRWNFSIVCGIVLAAIILLSAMYKRLIAFSVRHGRMEE; encoded by the exons GAATGAGGATGCAGACAGAAGCCGATGGAGGTCCATCAGGGTCATGTACTTCACCATGTTCCTTAGCAGCATTG GATTTACGATTGTCATCACTTCCATTTGGCCCTATCTGAAGAAA aTAGATAACAGTGCAGATTCCACTTTCCTGGGATGGGTGGTTGCTGCATATAGTTTGGGTCAGATGGTGGCCTCACCCCTCTTTGGATTATGGTCCAATCACAGGCCTCAGCGGGAGCCTCTAGTCTGCTCTATATTCATTAACATATCAGCTAACATTTACTACACTTATGTCTACCTATCTCCCTCGCACAAAAAAATTCACATGCTTTTGGCTCGCACATTTGTGGGCATTGGAGCAg GTAATGTAGCAGTCGTGAGGTCCTATGTGGCAGGTGCCACTTCTTTAAAGGAGAGAACCAGTGCAATGGCTAACATGAGCGCCTGCCAAGCTCTCGGCTTTATACTTGGCCCAG ctCTACAGGCTGCCTTGTCATTCATCGGAGAGACTGGCATCAGGGTAAATGCTATCCTGCTTCAGGTTAATATGTACACTGCTCCAGCACTGCTGGCTGCCTGCTTTGGGGTCATTAACATTCTGCTGGTTTTCTTAGTCCTGAG GGAACACTCTGTGGATGACCATGGGAGGGAAATCCGAGCAATTAACTACACCCCAGAAG AAGTAGCTGTGGCTCCAGAGGTAGAAGGTGACATTGACCAGATTGCAGTGCTCACATCTAACATCCTTTTCTTCATTATTCTCTTCATTTTTGCGGTGTTTGAAAC AATATCTACCCCTCTATCAATGGACATGTTTGCATGGACAAGAAAAGATGCAGTTTTGTATAATGGCATAGTATTGACTGCCATTGGCTTTGAGTCCATCATTGTCTTCCTGGTGGTCAAGGTGGTTTCAGCACG GGTAGGGGATCGACCACTGCTCCTTGGTGGCTTGACTGTTATATTTGCTGGTTTCTTTATCTTGTTGCCTTGGGGAAATCAATATCCTAAAATTCAGTGGGCAG ATCTTAAAAATAACACTATGCCAGTAGTAGGACTGGCACCCACCCCAGCCTCCAGTTCCTCACTGGAGCCCACTGGATGTCCCTCTGAACAGACCTGGTGCCTGTTTACCCCTGTAATTTATCTTGCACAGTACATAACTGCTGACATCCTGATCGGAGTGGGTTATCCTACatgcaatgtcatgttttacaCTTTATACTCAAAGATACTTGGCCCCAAACCTCAG GGAGTTTACATGGGCTGGCTGACAGCATCAGGAAGTGGTGCACGGACTCTTGGGCCTGTGTTTGTCTCTCATGTCTACACCATTCTGGGACCCCGATGGAACTTCAGTATCGTCTGTGGCATAGTACTAGCTGCCATTATTCTCCTCAGTGCTATGTATAAAAGACTAATTGCCTTCTCTGTACGCCATGGAAGGATGGAGGAATAG
- the LOC127422755 gene encoding major facilitator superfamily domain-containing protein 8 isoform X3: protein MSLLESEEITPLLRGDNARNEDADRSRWRSIRVMYFTMFLSSIGFTIVITSIWPYLKKIDNSADSSFLGWVVAAYSLGQMVASPLFGLWSNHRPQREPLVCSIFINISANIYYTYVYLSPSHKKIHMLLARTFVGIGAGNVAVVRSYVAGATSLKERTSAMANMSACQALGIILGPALQAALSFIGETGIRVNAILLQVNMYTAPALLAACFGVINILLVFLVLREHSVDDHGREIRAINYTPEEQVAVAPEVEGDIDQIAVLTSNILFFIILFIFAVFETICTPLSMDMFAWTRKDAVLYNGIVLTAIGFNSIIVFLVVKVVSARVGDRPLLLGGLTVIFAGFFILLPWGNQYPKIQWADLKNNTMPVVGLAPTPASNSSLEPTGCPSELTWCLFTPVIYLAQYITADILIGVGYPTCNVMSYTLYSKILGPKPQGVYIGWLTASGSGARTLGPVFVSHVYTILGPRWNFSIVCGIVLAAIILLSAMYKRLIAFSVRHGRMEE from the exons ATGTCACTTTTGGAGTCTGAAGAAATTACCCCGCTTCTCAGAGGTGATAATGCTCG GAATGAGGATGCAGACAGAAGCCGATGGAGGTCCATCAGGGTCATGTACTTCACCATGTTCCTTAGCAGCATTG GATTTACGATTGTCATCACTTCCATTTGGCCCTATCTGAAGAAA aTAGATAACAGTGCAGATTCCAGTTTCCTTGGATGGGTGGTTGCTGCATATAGTTTGGGTCAGATGGTGGCCTCACCCCTCTTTGGATTATGGTCCAATCACAGGCCTCAGCGGGAGCCTCTAGTCTGCTCTATATTCATTAACATATCAGCTAACATTTACTACACTTATGTCTACCTATCTCCCTCGCACAAAAAAATTCACATGCTTTTGGCTCGCACATTTGTGGGCATTGGAGCAg GTAATGTAGCAGTTGTGAGGTCCTATGTGGCAGGTGCCACTTCTTTAAAGGAGAGAACCAGTGCAATGGCTAACATGAGCGCCTGCCAAGCTCTCGGCATTATACTTGGCCCAG ctctacAGGCTGCCTTGTCATTCATCGGAGAGACTGGCATCAGGGTAAATGCTATCCTGCTTCAGGTTAATATGTACACTGCTCCAGCACTGCTGGCTGCCTGCTTTGGGGTCATTAACATTCTGCTGGTTTTCTTAGTCCTGAG GGAACACTCTGTGGATGACCATGGGAGGGAAATCCGAGCAATTAACTACACCCCAGAAG AGCAAGTAGCTGTGGCTCCAGAGGTAGAAGGTGACATTGACCAGATTGCAGTGCTCACATCTAACATCCTTTTCTTCATTATTCTCTTCATTTTTGCGGTGTTTGAAAC AATATGTACCCCTCTATCAATGGACATGTTTGCATGGACAAGAAAAGATGCAGTTTTGTATAATGGCATAGTATTGACTGCCATTGGCTTTAATTCCATCATTGTCTTCCTGGTGGTCAAGGTGGTTTCAGCACG GGTAGGGGATCGACCACTGCTCCTTGGTGGCTTGACTGTTATATTTGCTGGTTTCTTTATCTTGTTGCCTTGGGGAAATCAATATCCTAAAATTCAGTGGGCAG ATCTTAAAAATAACACTATGCCAGTAGTAGGACTGGCACCCACCCCAGCCTCCAATTCCTCACTGGAGCCCACTGGATGTCCCTCTGAACTGACCTGGTGCCTGTTTACCCCTGTAATTTATCTTGCACAGTACATAACTGCTGACATCCTGATCGGAGTGGGTTATCCTACATGCAATGTCATGTCTTACACTTTATACTCAAAGATACTTGGCCCCAAACCTCAG GGAGTTTACATTGGCTGGCTGACAGCATCAGGAAGTGGTGCACGGACTCTTGGGCCTGTGTTTGTCTCTCATGTCTACACCATTCTGGGACCCCGATGGAACTTCAGTATCGTCTGTGGCATAGTACTAGCTGCCATTATTCTCCTCAGTGCTATGTATAAAAGACTAATTGCCTTCTCTGTACGCCATGGAAGGATGGAGGAATAG
- the LOC127422755 gene encoding major facilitator superfamily domain-containing protein 8 isoform X2: MIPISEGCLFISFSDRMILIFLNNQLILLKYGRNEDADRSRWRSIRVMYFTMFLSSIGFTIVITSIWPYLKKIDNSADSSFLGWVVAAYSLGQMVASPLFGLWSNHRPQREPLVCSIFINISANIYYTYVYLSPSHKKIHMLLARTFVGIGAGNVAVVRSYVAGATSLKERTSAMANMSACQALGIILGPALQAALSFIGETGIRVNAILLQVNMYTAPALLAACFGVINILLVFLVLREHSVDDHGREIRAINYTPEEQVAVAPEVEGDIDQIAVLTSNILFFIILFIFAVFETICTPLSMDMFAWTRKDAVLYNGIVLTAIGFNSIIVFLVVKVVSARVGDRPLLLGGLTVIFAGFFILLPWGNQYPKIQWADLKNNTMPVVGLAPTPASNSSLEPTGCPSELTWCLFTPVIYLAQYITADILIGVGYPTCNVMSYTLYSKILGPKPQGVYIGWLTASGSGARTLGPVFVSHVYTILGPRWNFSIVCGIVLAAIILLSAMYKRLIAFSVRHGRMEE, encoded by the exons GAATGAGGATGCAGACAGAAGCCGATGGAGGTCCATCAGGGTCATGTACTTCACCATGTTCCTTAGCAGCATTG GATTTACGATTGTCATCACTTCCATTTGGCCCTATCTGAAGAAA aTAGATAACAGTGCAGATTCCAGTTTCCTTGGATGGGTGGTTGCTGCATATAGTTTGGGTCAGATGGTGGCCTCACCCCTCTTTGGATTATGGTCCAATCACAGGCCTCAGCGGGAGCCTCTAGTCTGCTCTATATTCATTAACATATCAGCTAACATTTACTACACTTATGTCTACCTATCTCCCTCGCACAAAAAAATTCACATGCTTTTGGCTCGCACATTTGTGGGCATTGGAGCAg GTAATGTAGCAGTTGTGAGGTCCTATGTGGCAGGTGCCACTTCTTTAAAGGAGAGAACCAGTGCAATGGCTAACATGAGCGCCTGCCAAGCTCTCGGCATTATACTTGGCCCAG ctctacAGGCTGCCTTGTCATTCATCGGAGAGACTGGCATCAGGGTAAATGCTATCCTGCTTCAGGTTAATATGTACACTGCTCCAGCACTGCTGGCTGCCTGCTTTGGGGTCATTAACATTCTGCTGGTTTTCTTAGTCCTGAG GGAACACTCTGTGGATGACCATGGGAGGGAAATCCGAGCAATTAACTACACCCCAGAAG AGCAAGTAGCTGTGGCTCCAGAGGTAGAAGGTGACATTGACCAGATTGCAGTGCTCACATCTAACATCCTTTTCTTCATTATTCTCTTCATTTTTGCGGTGTTTGAAAC AATATGTACCCCTCTATCAATGGACATGTTTGCATGGACAAGAAAAGATGCAGTTTTGTATAATGGCATAGTATTGACTGCCATTGGCTTTAATTCCATCATTGTCTTCCTGGTGGTCAAGGTGGTTTCAGCACG GGTAGGGGATCGACCACTGCTCCTTGGTGGCTTGACTGTTATATTTGCTGGTTTCTTTATCTTGTTGCCTTGGGGAAATCAATATCCTAAAATTCAGTGGGCAG ATCTTAAAAATAACACTATGCCAGTAGTAGGACTGGCACCCACCCCAGCCTCCAATTCCTCACTGGAGCCCACTGGATGTCCCTCTGAACTGACCTGGTGCCTGTTTACCCCTGTAATTTATCTTGCACAGTACATAACTGCTGACATCCTGATCGGAGTGGGTTATCCTACATGCAATGTCATGTCTTACACTTTATACTCAAAGATACTTGGCCCCAAACCTCAG GGAGTTTACATTGGCTGGCTGACAGCATCAGGAAGTGGTGCACGGACTCTTGGGCCTGTGTTTGTCTCTCATGTCTACACCATTCTGGGACCCCGATGGAACTTCAGTATCGTCTGTGGCATAGTACTAGCTGCCATTATTCTCCTCAGTGCTATGTATAAAAGACTAATTGCCTTCTCTGTACGCCATGGAAGGATGGAGGAATAG
- the LOC127422755 gene encoding major facilitator superfamily domain-containing protein 8 isoform X4 codes for MHWNEDADRSRWRSIRVMYFTMFLSSIGFTIVITSIWPYLKKIDNSADSSFLGWVVAAYSLGQMVASPLFGLWSNHRPQREPLVCSIFINISANIYYTYVYLSPSHKKIHMLLARTFVGIGAGNVAVVRSYVAGATSLKERTSAMANMSACQALGIILGPALQAALSFIGETGIRVNAILLQVNMYTAPALLAACFGVINILLVFLVLREHSVDDHGREIRAINYTPEEQVAVAPEVEGDIDQIAVLTSNILFFIILFIFAVFETICTPLSMDMFAWTRKDAVLYNGIVLTAIGFNSIIVFLVVKVVSARVGDRPLLLGGLTVIFAGFFILLPWGNQYPKIQWADLKNNTMPVVGLAPTPASNSSLEPTGCPSELTWCLFTPVIYLAQYITADILIGVGYPTCNVMSYTLYSKILGPKPQGVYIGWLTASGSGARTLGPVFVSHVYTILGPRWNFSIVCGIVLAAIILLSAMYKRLIAFSVRHGRMEE; via the exons ATGCACTG GAATGAGGATGCAGACAGAAGCCGATGGAGGTCCATCAGGGTCATGTACTTCACCATGTTCCTTAGCAGCATTG GATTTACGATTGTCATCACTTCCATTTGGCCCTATCTGAAGAAA aTAGATAACAGTGCAGATTCCAGTTTCCTTGGATGGGTGGTTGCTGCATATAGTTTGGGTCAGATGGTGGCCTCACCCCTCTTTGGATTATGGTCCAATCACAGGCCTCAGCGGGAGCCTCTAGTCTGCTCTATATTCATTAACATATCAGCTAACATTTACTACACTTATGTCTACCTATCTCCCTCGCACAAAAAAATTCACATGCTTTTGGCTCGCACATTTGTGGGCATTGGAGCAg GTAATGTAGCAGTTGTGAGGTCCTATGTGGCAGGTGCCACTTCTTTAAAGGAGAGAACCAGTGCAATGGCTAACATGAGCGCCTGCCAAGCTCTCGGCATTATACTTGGCCCAG ctctacAGGCTGCCTTGTCATTCATCGGAGAGACTGGCATCAGGGTAAATGCTATCCTGCTTCAGGTTAATATGTACACTGCTCCAGCACTGCTGGCTGCCTGCTTTGGGGTCATTAACATTCTGCTGGTTTTCTTAGTCCTGAG GGAACACTCTGTGGATGACCATGGGAGGGAAATCCGAGCAATTAACTACACCCCAGAAG AGCAAGTAGCTGTGGCTCCAGAGGTAGAAGGTGACATTGACCAGATTGCAGTGCTCACATCTAACATCCTTTTCTTCATTATTCTCTTCATTTTTGCGGTGTTTGAAAC AATATGTACCCCTCTATCAATGGACATGTTTGCATGGACAAGAAAAGATGCAGTTTTGTATAATGGCATAGTATTGACTGCCATTGGCTTTAATTCCATCATTGTCTTCCTGGTGGTCAAGGTGGTTTCAGCACG GGTAGGGGATCGACCACTGCTCCTTGGTGGCTTGACTGTTATATTTGCTGGTTTCTTTATCTTGTTGCCTTGGGGAAATCAATATCCTAAAATTCAGTGGGCAG ATCTTAAAAATAACACTATGCCAGTAGTAGGACTGGCACCCACCCCAGCCTCCAATTCCTCACTGGAGCCCACTGGATGTCCCTCTGAACTGACCTGGTGCCTGTTTACCCCTGTAATTTATCTTGCACAGTACATAACTGCTGACATCCTGATCGGAGTGGGTTATCCTACATGCAATGTCATGTCTTACACTTTATACTCAAAGATACTTGGCCCCAAACCTCAG GGAGTTTACATTGGCTGGCTGACAGCATCAGGAAGTGGTGCACGGACTCTTGGGCCTGTGTTTGTCTCTCATGTCTACACCATTCTGGGACCCCGATGGAACTTCAGTATCGTCTGTGGCATAGTACTAGCTGCCATTATTCTCCTCAGTGCTATGTATAAAAGACTAATTGCCTTCTCTGTACGCCATGGAAGGATGGAGGAATAG